One part of the Immundisolibacter sp. genome encodes these proteins:
- a CDS encoding beta-ketoacyl synthase chain length factor, producing MKALYIDAVGCCAPGLDGWEQAQPVLRGERPYQRQDLPPHQSQLLPANERRRAPLSVRLAFYVAEDALRLDPRPPQRLASVFASSDGDTHISHRISQALAQPQRVVSPTDFHNSVHNAAAGYWSIATQARLPSVSLSACHASFAAGLLEAGGLAQVEDLDCLLVAFDVRPPDLWQPLWPVTESAAFALILSPRRSAGSLAVMHVEPIPRVADTGMPQAGLETLRLSNAAARALPLLALLARGEPGTVLLDGAGEHSLRLDLEPL from the coding sequence GTGAAAGCGCTGTACATCGACGCCGTCGGCTGCTGCGCGCCGGGGCTCGACGGCTGGGAGCAGGCGCAGCCGGTGCTGCGCGGTGAGCGCCCGTACCAGCGCCAGGATCTGCCGCCACATCAATCGCAACTGCTGCCCGCCAACGAGCGCCGCCGCGCGCCGCTGTCCGTGCGCCTCGCCTTTTACGTGGCCGAGGATGCGCTGCGCCTGGACCCACGCCCGCCGCAGCGCCTGGCGTCGGTGTTTGCCTCGTCGGATGGCGACACGCATATCTCGCACCGCATCAGTCAGGCGCTGGCGCAGCCGCAGCGCGTGGTGTCGCCCACCGATTTTCACAACTCGGTGCACAACGCCGCCGCCGGCTACTGGAGCATCGCCACCCAGGCCAGGCTGCCGTCGGTGAGCCTTTCGGCCTGCCACGCGAGTTTTGCCGCCGGCCTGCTGGAAGCCGGCGGCCTGGCCCAGGTCGAGGATCTGGATTGCCTGCTGGTGGCGTTCGACGTGCGGCCGCCGGACCTGTGGCAGCCGCTGTGGCCGGTTACCGAATCGGCCGCGTTCGCGCTGATCCTGTCGCCGCGGCGCAGTGCCGGTTCGCTCGCGGTGATGCACGTCGAGCCGATCCCGCGCGTGGCCGATACCGGCATGCCGCAGGCCGGTTTGGAAACCCTGCGCCTGAGTAATGCTGCCGCCCGCGCGCTGCCCCTGCTGGCACTGCTGGCGCGCGGCGAGCCGGGCACCGTGCTGCTCGATGGCGCCGGCGAACACAGCCTGCGGCTGGACCTGGAACCGTTGTGA
- a CDS encoding lipid-binding SYLF domain-containing protein, with protein MNTLRHGALALFLATATALCAGLFSGSAAAASTAAELDRDAKQALQTLYKNNPLALDISKKAKAVLVFPNIVKAGFVFGGAYGEGALIKGNTVAGYYNSVSASWGLQIGAQSFGYAVFLMNDKALEYLDKSEGWELGVGPTVVAVNEGVAKNLSTSTLKDDAYAFIFDQQGLMASLSIEGTKVTRIKR; from the coding sequence ATGAACACACTACGACATGGCGCCCTGGCGCTGTTCCTTGCAACCGCCACCGCCCTGTGCGCAGGCCTGTTCAGCGGGTCGGCGGCGGCGGCATCTACCGCAGCCGAGCTTGACCGGGATGCCAAGCAGGCGCTGCAAACCCTGTACAAGAACAATCCGCTCGCGCTGGATATTTCGAAGAAAGCCAAGGCAGTCCTGGTGTTCCCGAACATCGTCAAGGCCGGATTCGTATTCGGCGGCGCGTATGGCGAAGGCGCCCTGATCAAGGGCAACACCGTCGCCGGCTACTACAACTCCGTATCGGCATCCTGGGGTCTGCAGATCGGCGCCCAGTCCTTTGGCTATGCGGTTTTCCTGATGAATGACAAGGCCCTGGAATATCTGGACAAGTCGGAAGGCTGGGAGCTTGGCGTCGGCCCCACAGTGGTGGCGGTCAACGAGGGCGTAGCGAAGAATCTTTCGACCTCGACGCTGAAAGACGACGCCTATGCCTTCATTTTCGATCAGCAGGGCCTGATGGCGAGCCTGAGCATCGAAGGCACCAAAGTCACGCGCATCAAGCGATAA
- a CDS encoding BON domain-containing protein, producing MYIPFRKSVLASAVALAIGGISGAASADTVSQDVTEARQETQIWTTYALSPYLRANDLKVSVDNGKATLTGKVDESVNKDLAEQIALGVNGIKEVDNQIVVQPDYVAPAASSTRSYGEAIDDATITATVKSKLLWSKSTDGLAADVDTNRGRVTLKGTADSKDAKALAGRLALNSRGVASVDNQLVVTPKKPTVADSAKSAAKEAEQDISDSWITTKVKSTLMYSSNVDGSDIDVSTTAGVVTLKGKVDSGAERALAIELADNVRGVKSVRSEGLTVLN from the coding sequence ATGTACATACCATTTCGCAAGTCAGTACTCGCCTCAGCGGTCGCGTTGGCGATTGGCGGAATCAGCGGCGCGGCCAGTGCCGACACGGTGTCGCAGGATGTCACCGAAGCGCGGCAGGAAACCCAGATCTGGACGACATACGCCCTGAGTCCCTATCTGCGTGCCAACGACCTCAAGGTGTCGGTGGACAACGGCAAGGCCACGCTGACCGGCAAGGTCGACGAGAGCGTCAACAAGGATCTGGCCGAGCAGATCGCGCTGGGTGTCAACGGCATCAAGGAAGTGGACAACCAGATCGTGGTGCAACCCGACTATGTCGCCCCGGCGGCCTCTTCGACCCGCAGTTATGGCGAGGCAATCGACGACGCGACGATCACCGCGACCGTCAAGTCGAAGCTGCTGTGGAGCAAATCTACCGATGGTCTGGCCGCCGACGTGGACACGAATCGCGGCCGTGTCACCCTCAAGGGCACTGCCGACAGCAAGGACGCCAAGGCGCTCGCCGGTCGGCTGGCCCTGAACAGCCGTGGCGTGGCGTCGGTCGACAATCAGCTGGTCGTGACCCCGAAGAAGCCCACCGTGGCCGACAGCGCCAAGAGTGCCGCAAAAGAGGCTGAGCAGGACATCTCCGACAGCTGGATCACGACCAAGGTGAAATCCACCTTGATGTATTCGAGCAATGTCGACGGTTCGGATATCGATGTGAGCACGACTGCTGGCGTCGTCACGCTGAAGGGCAAGGTGGACAGCGGCGCCGAGCGTGCCCTGGCCATCGAACTGGCCGACAACGTGCGTGGCGTCAAAAGCGTTCGGTCCGAGGGCCTCACGGTCCTGAACTAG
- a CDS encoding beta-ketoacyl-[acyl-carrier-protein] synthase family protein — protein sequence MKPLRISDYTNTSALGAGKAAHLAALRAQRSGLRQTPFETCDLTTWTGYVEGLDTPLSGELAGWDCRNNRLAELGLRQDGFLESVERLRQRHGPQRVGVFLGTSTSGIQQAELAYRARAAAGDGALPDWFDVAKTQNIFSCADYVRRRLRLDGVAHVISTACSSSAKAFASAYRAMHSGLCDAAVVGGVDSLCLTTLYGFNSLQVLSTDICRPADAQRNGISIGEAAGFAIVEFSDQPGPALLGYGESSDAHHMSSPHPEGHGALAAMTAALQRAGLTAADVGYVNLHGTGTPANDLAEDKAVCALLGSATPCSSTKGWTGHTLGAAGILEAAISLLVLEHGLLPRSLNTRQRDPQLGAAILMENREQTVAHVLSNSFGFGGSNCSLLFGMQA from the coding sequence ATGAAACCGCTGCGGATTAGCGACTACACCAACACCTCGGCGCTGGGCGCGGGCAAGGCGGCGCATCTGGCGGCGTTGCGGGCGCAGCGCAGCGGCCTGCGCCAGACGCCGTTTGAAACCTGCGATCTGACAACCTGGACCGGATACGTCGAAGGTCTGGACACGCCGCTGAGCGGCGAACTGGCCGGCTGGGACTGCCGCAACAACCGCCTGGCCGAGCTGGGCCTGCGTCAGGACGGGTTCCTGGAGTCGGTCGAGCGGCTGCGCCAGCGCCACGGCCCGCAGCGCGTGGGGGTGTTCCTGGGCACCAGCACCTCGGGCATCCAGCAGGCCGAGCTTGCCTACCGCGCCCGCGCCGCCGCAGGTGACGGTGCCCTGCCGGACTGGTTCGACGTCGCCAAGACCCAGAACATCTTTTCCTGCGCCGATTACGTGCGCCGCCGGCTGCGTCTGGACGGCGTCGCGCACGTGATCTCGACCGCCTGTTCGTCCAGCGCCAAGGCCTTTGCCTCGGCCTACCGGGCCATGCACAGCGGCCTATGCGATGCGGCCGTGGTCGGCGGCGTCGACAGCCTGTGCCTGACCACGCTGTACGGCTTCAACTCCCTGCAGGTGCTGTCGACCGACATATGCCGGCCGGCGGATGCGCAGCGCAACGGCATCTCGATCGGCGAGGCCGCCGGCTTTGCCATCGTCGAGTTCTCGGACCAGCCCGGCCCGGCGCTGCTCGGCTATGGCGAGAGCAGCGACGCCCACCACATGTCCTCACCGCATCCCGAGGGACACGGCGCGCTGGCGGCGATGACAGCGGCCTTGCAGCGCGCCGGTCTCACTGCCGCTGACGTCGGCTACGTCAACCTGCACGGCACCGGCACGCCGGCCAACGATCTGGCCGAGGACAAGGCGGTCTGCGCCTTGCTGGGCAGCGCAACGCCGTGCAGCTCGACCAAGGGCTGGACCGGCCACACGCTGGGCGCGGCAGGAATCCTCGAAGCGGCGATCAGCCTGCTGGTGCTCGAACACGGCCTGCTGCCGCGCAGCCTGAATACGCGCCAGCGCGACCCGCAACTGGGCGCGGCGATCCTGATGGAAAACCGCGAGCAAACGGTGGCGCACGTCCTGTCCAACTCGTTCGGTTTTGGCGGCAGCAACTGCAGCCTGCTGTTCGGGATGCAGGCGTGA
- a CDS encoding CsbD family protein, which produces MNLPSSDEIKGRWKQQIGAAKIAWGNLTEDELLKVEGHEQKLAGLIQERYAITREEAMAQVKAFFEKNKP; this is translated from the coding sequence ATGAACCTACCTAGCAGCGACGAAATCAAGGGCCGATGGAAACAGCAGATCGGTGCCGCCAAGATTGCCTGGGGCAATCTGACCGAGGACGAACTGCTGAAAGTCGAAGGCCATGAGCAGAAACTGGCCGGTCTGATTCAGGAGCGTTATGCCATAACGCGCGAAGAAGCAATGGCGCAGGTCAAGGCATTCTTCGAGAAAAACAAACCCTGA
- the cls gene encoding cardiolipin synthase — protein sequence MKTWPRLHPGAAPGHVAATVLCLCAVAGCASLPNAKTEMAAPHPQEVEFEGARGPVSAARSDAIVARLEGKGADSDLLEKHLAYEQAVNSDTPLVLGNKLSLLQNGPATYQAMFTAMRAARDHINLQTYIFSDDEVGRQFSDLLLERQAAGVQVNVIYDSVGSLSTPKAFFDRLRQAGVRVLEFNPVNPLAGNTKAWKLNNRDHRKLLLIDGRIAFVGGINISDTYTSAPKSRRDRKRDTPIEDPASGWRDTHIQIAGPVVADFQRLFMDTWARQKGEPLPARNYFPELAAEGDEIVRAIGSTPDDANSPIYLTLMSAITHAELQVHLTIAYFAPDPQLRKALRDAARRGVDVKLVLPSYADSAPVFYLGRSYYTELLRAGVHIYERHGSVMHSKTASIDGVWSTIGSTNLDWRSFLHNDEINAVVLGRGFAREMEAMFAADLAESDIITLEEWEKRPLLDRLKEQMARLVAYWL from the coding sequence GTGAAAACCTGGCCCAGGCTGCATCCGGGTGCGGCGCCGGGACATGTCGCGGCCACCGTGCTGTGCCTGTGCGCGGTGGCCGGCTGCGCGAGCCTGCCCAACGCCAAAACCGAAATGGCCGCACCGCACCCGCAGGAGGTCGAGTTCGAGGGTGCGCGAGGCCCGGTTTCCGCCGCACGCAGCGACGCGATCGTTGCCCGGCTGGAGGGCAAGGGCGCCGATTCCGACCTGCTGGAAAAACACCTGGCCTACGAACAGGCGGTGAACTCCGACACCCCGCTGGTGCTGGGCAACAAACTGAGCCTGCTGCAGAACGGGCCAGCCACCTACCAGGCGATGTTCACCGCCATGCGCGCCGCCAGGGACCACATCAACCTCCAGACCTATATTTTTTCTGACGACGAAGTCGGCAGGCAGTTCTCGGATCTGCTGCTGGAACGGCAAGCCGCCGGAGTCCAGGTAAACGTCATCTATGACAGTGTCGGCAGTCTGTCGACGCCCAAAGCGTTTTTCGACCGTCTGCGCCAAGCCGGTGTCCGGGTGCTCGAATTCAATCCCGTGAATCCTCTGGCCGGCAACACGAAGGCCTGGAAGCTCAACAACCGCGACCATCGCAAGCTGCTGTTGATCGACGGCCGTATCGCATTCGTCGGCGGGATCAATATCAGCGATACCTACACCAGCGCGCCGAAAAGCCGACGTGACCGAAAACGGGACACTCCGATCGAGGACCCCGCCAGTGGCTGGCGCGACACTCACATTCAGATCGCAGGGCCGGTGGTCGCCGATTTCCAGCGGCTGTTCATGGACACCTGGGCGCGGCAAAAAGGCGAGCCGCTACCGGCCAGGAACTACTTTCCAGAACTTGCTGCCGAGGGCGACGAAATCGTGCGCGCCATCGGCAGCACCCCCGACGATGCCAACAGCCCGATCTATCTGACCCTGATGTCGGCGATCACCCACGCGGAACTGCAGGTGCATCTGACGATTGCCTATTTCGCACCCGACCCGCAATTGCGAAAGGCCCTCCGCGACGCTGCGCGGCGCGGTGTCGACGTCAAACTGGTGCTTCCAAGCTACGCCGATTCGGCCCCAGTCTTCTACCTGGGCCGTTCCTACTACACCGAGCTGCTACGCGCGGGCGTGCACATCTACGAGCGGCACGGTTCGGTGATGCATTCGAAGACCGCCAGCATCGACGGCGTCTGGAGCACCATCGGCTCGACCAATCTGGACTGGCGCAGTTTCCTGCACAACGACGAAATCAACGCTGTCGTTCTGGGGCGCGGCTTTGCCCGAGAAATGGAAGCCATGTTTGCCGCCGACCTGGCCGAGTCGGACATCATCACCCTCGAAGAATGGGAAAAGCGGCCGCTGCTGGACCGACTGAAAGAGCAGATGGCCCGGCTAGTGGCTTACTGGCTGTAG
- a CDS encoding (2Fe-2S)-binding protein yields the protein MTRMQVNGKTFEVDAEPDKPLLWVLREDLGLTGAKFGCGVGQCLACVVLLDGQPAPACMMPLAAVGARQVTTIEGLSAEGSHPVQRAWRELNVVQCGYCQPGQIMAATALLARTPDPDDAAIDAALRGNLCRCGTYQRIRQAVKRAAVLSREQA from the coding sequence ATGACCCGCATGCAAGTGAACGGCAAGACCTTCGAGGTCGATGCCGAGCCGGACAAGCCCCTGCTGTGGGTGCTGCGCGAGGATCTGGGGCTCACCGGCGCCAAGTTCGGCTGCGGGGTGGGGCAGTGCCTGGCCTGTGTGGTGCTCTTGGATGGTCAGCCCGCGCCGGCCTGCATGATGCCCCTGGCGGCGGTCGGGGCGCGGCAGGTGACCACCATCGAGGGCTTGTCGGCCGAAGGCAGCCACCCGGTGCAGCGCGCCTGGAGGGAGCTGAACGTGGTGCAGTGCGGCTATTGCCAACCCGGGCAGATCATGGCCGCGACGGCGCTGCTGGCGCGAACGCCGGATCCGGACGACGCCGCCATCGACGCCGCGCTGCGCGGCAACCTGTGCCGCTGCGGCACCTATCAGCGCATCCGCCAGGCCGTGAAACGTGCCGCCGTGTTGAGCAGGGAGCAGGCCTGA